CGAGCAATCGAGTTGTGTTCCCGGCGGGCGATCGATCGATCTTGCTGAGCATCATGGTTTCCGCCGACGTGGCCCGCAACATCGTGGGCATCATTGGCAATGTCATCTCCTTCGGCCTCTTCCTCTCCCCTGTGTaagccctctcctcctcctcctctcggcAATGTATTCATGGATGGAAGGTGGTTGCTAGGGCATGAACCTGACGCTCGTTTTCTGCTTGTGCGTACGCAGGCCGACGTTCTGGCGTATCTacaaggccaaggacgtggaggAGTTCAAGCCGGACCCCTACCTGGCGACGCTCATGAACTGCCTGCTCTGGTTCTTCTACGGGCTCCCTATCGTCCACCCCAACAGCACCCTCGTCCTCACCATCAACGGCATCGGCCTCGTCAT
The DNA window shown above is from Triticum dicoccoides isolate Atlit2015 ecotype Zavitan unplaced genomic scaffold, WEW_v2.0 scaffold111284, whole genome shotgun sequence and carries:
- the LOC119342961 gene encoding bidirectional sugar transporter SWEET6b-like — its product is MVSADVARNIVGIIGNVISFGLFLSPVPTFWRIYKAKDVEEFKPDPYLATLMNCLLWFFYGLPIVHPNSTLVLTINGIGLVIEGAYIIMFIIYAAKNTRWKMLGVLAIEAAFMAAVVAGVLVGAHTHEKRSMIVGILCVIFGSIMYASPLTIM